Within the Prevotella scopos JCM 17725 genome, the region GTCAACAACGAGAAAGGCGAAGAAAGTAAGAAAGGGCGCATGGCGGATGCCTTGGCTCACGGAGGCGATGAAGGACGTGATAAGCTGCGATAAGCCTTGGGTAGGTGCAAATAACCTTTGATCCAAGGATTTCCGAATGGGACAACCCATCAGGTTGAAGACCTGTTATCACTACATAAGTAGTGAGGCGAACGGAGGGAACTGAAACATCTTAGTACCTCTAGGAAGAGAAAATAAATAATGATTCCCCTAGTAGTGGCGAGCGAACGGGGAATAGCCCAAACCTGCTTTGTGGCAACGCTTAGCAGGGGTTGTAGGACCACGCTGTCGTACTTAGATTGTGAGAAGAATGTTCTGGAAAGAACAATCATAGAGGGTGATAATCCCGTATTCGAAGCATGACGAGACGTAGTGGTATCCTGAGTAACGCGGAACACGTGAAATTCTGCGCGAATCAGCCGGGACCATCCGGTAAGGCTAAATACTCCCGTGAGACCGATAGTGAACGAGTACTGTGAAGGAAAGGTGAAAAGCACTCCAATAAGGAGAGTGAAATAGTTCCTGAAACCATGCGCCTACAAGCGGTCGGAGCTGCTTACGCAGTGACGGCGTGCCTTTTGCATAATGAACCTACGAGTTACCATGTCTGGCAAGGATAAGCGTCATGAGACGCGCATCCGCAGTGAAAGCGAGCCTGAATAGGGCGTCGAGTCAGATGGGGTAGACGCGAAACCAAGTGATCTACACTTGCCCAGGTTGAAGTCCGGGTAACACCGGATGGAGGACCGCACGGATAAGCGTTGAAAAGCTTCCCGATGAGGTGAGTGTAGGAGTGAAAGGCCAATCAAACTTGGAGATAGCTCGTACTCCCCGAAAGGCATTTAGGTGCCGCGTGCGATGATCTCCATAAGAGGTAGAGCGACCGATAGGTCAAGAGGGCTTCACCGCCTATCGAGACCTGACGAACTCCGAATGCTTATGGACCGCAATCGTGCAGTAAGGGGGCGGGTGCTAAGGTCCGTCCCCGAGAGGAGAAGAATCCAGACCGCCGTCTAAGGTCCCGAAATTCTGTCTAAGTTAGTCTAACGAAGTCTGGTCCCCGTGACAGCTAGGATGTTGGCTTGGAAGCAGCCATTCATTCAAAGAGTGCGTAACAGCTCACTAGTCGAGGGTCCGGGCATGGATAATAATCGGGTATAAGTCAGATACCGAAGGCGCGGGATAGTAATGTATATTAAAAGTATCGGTAGGGGAGCATTCCATTGGCGTTGAATGGTGAGGGTAACCGATCCTGGAGCTTATGGAAAAGCAAATGTAGGTATAAGTAACGATAAAAAGGGTGAGATTCCCTTTCGCCGAAAGACCGAGGTTTCCCGGGCGATGCCAATCAGCCCGGGGTTAGTCGGGTCCTAAGTCTCAGCCGAACGGCGAAGGCGATGGCAGATGCGGTTAATATTCCGCAACTCGCTATTACAGTGATGTGGAGACGGAGCAGTGACACTGCCGCGCCCTGACGGAATAGGGCGTTTAAGTGCGTAGGCTATGAGGAAGGCAGGCAAATCCACCTTCCGAGCTGAACCATGAAAGTACAGGTAATCCTTCGGGATAACTTGAGTGCAGGTAATCATACTTCCGAGAAAATCCGCTAAACTTAATGTAATAGCGACCCGTACCGCAAACGGACACACGTGGTCGGGTAGAATATACTAAGGCGTTGAGAGATTCATGGTTAAGGAACTAGGCAAATTGACCCCGTAACTTCGGAATAAGGGGTCCTCATAGCAATATGAGGCGCAGAGAATAGGTCCAGGCAACTGTTTAACAAAAACACAGGGCTGTGCTAACTCGAAAGATGATGTATACAGCCTGACACCTGCCCGGTGCCGGAAGGTTAAGAGGAGATGTCACCAGCAATGGGAAGCATTGAATTGAAGCCCCGGTAAACGGCGGCCGTAACTATAACGGTCCTAAGGTAGCGAAATTCCTTGTCGGGTAAGTTCCGACCTGCACGAATGGTGTAATGATCTGGACGCTGTCTCAACCATGAGCTCAGTGAAATTGTAGTATCGGTGAAGATGCCGATTACCCGCGATGGGACGAAAAGACCCCGTGAACCTTTACTACAGCTTAGCATTGACCTTGGTCATCCGATGTGTAGGATAGGCCGGAGGCTTCGAAGCGGGTGCGCCAGCATTCGTGGAGCCATCCTTGAAATACGGCCCTTTGGCTGTCTGAGGTCTAACGCGCCTGTGGTGCGGACACTGCTTGGTGGGTAGTTTGACTGGGGTGGTCGCCTCCAAAAGCGTAACGGAGGCTTCCAAAGGTGCCCTCGGGCCGATTGGTAACCGGCCTTATAGAGTGCAATGGCATAAGGGCGCTTGACTGGGAGGCAGACATGCCGAGCAGGCAGGAAACTGGGGCATAGTGATCCGGCGGATGTGTATGGAAACTCCGTCGCTCAAAGGATAAAAGGTACTCCGGGGATAACAGGCTGATCCCCCCAAGAGCTCATATCGACGGGGTGGTTTGGCACCTCGATGTCGGCTCGTCACATCCTGGGGCTGGAGAAGGTCCCAAGGGTTGGGCTGTTCGCCCATTAAAGTGGCACGCGAGCTGGGTTCAGAACGTCGTGAGACAGTTCGGTCTCTATCTATCGTGGGCGTTGGAGTTTTGCGTGGTGCTGACACTAGTACGAGAGGACCGTGTTGGACAGACCTCCGGTTTACCAGTTGTGCCGCCAGGTGCACCGCTGGGTATCTGAGTCTGGATTGGATAAGCGCTGAAAGCATCTAAGTGCGAAGCCAGCCGCAAGATGAGAACTCCTCATAAGGGTCGTCATAGACGATGACGTTGATAGGGTGTAGGTGTAAAGACGGTGACGTCAAAGCCGAGCACTACTAATTGCCCGAAACTTTCTTCGGGTCTCCCGCCTCTAGATATTGGAGTGCGGGGACCAGTGACTCAGACTTTGAGCTGTGTATTCTTCTAAAGTAAGAAGAAAAGTTCTAATATGTTTTGCTTGTGGAAATACGTCACCTTATACGGCTGACAAGTCAGTAGACGAGTTGACAAGATAACGAGTTAACAAGTAAACAAGTTATTAGTTCTATGGACAATATTTAATAATGGATCTACTGATAAGAAGACAGAAAGAAGACAAGAATAATGACAAATAACTGGTCAACTTGTCAACTGTGAACTAGTCAACCGAGAGAAATATCAGGTGGTTATTGCGTCGGGGTCCCACCTCTTCCCATTCCGAACAGAGAAGTTAAGCCCGACTGCGCCGATGGTACTGCAATGCAATGCGGGAGAGTAGGTGGCCGCCTTCTTTTACGAGAGCCCTGAAGAGAAATCTTCAGGGCTTTTTGTGTTTATGGAGGTCAAGCTTATTTGGCTAATAAGCCTACTAGAGCTAATAAGGCTAATAGGAGTAATAAGGCTAATTGGACTTAATAGGACAAATATTTATATTTAGAGACCAATGTCCTATGTTAATGATGAGTTTATTTTTTCTTAGACTATCGTTTTATAATTTGCTGTCACTACTGTCATCCATATTAGCTTGCTAATTAGTTTGGTTACAGGTACTTTTACGAAGTGTTAATAATGACAGCAACTAAATATAAAATTAATCTTGCATTTTATGCACTATTTTTTTATCTGGGAATTATTATTATTTCTAATTTTGAAAGCGCTTTTTATTATTAGTCTTTTGTGTATCTATTTCCTCATTTTTTCCTACAGAACCCTAACTAGTCAATGTGGATGATAATGCAAATTTATTTACGACAATTTTACATCTGAGTGCATGATGTTGTGTATGATAAGTATATGATGCTATTAATAGTATGATGTTTTGTTAGTTTTATATACTTTGTTAGTGTTGCTTTTTTAGTCGAATATTTTTCTGATATGGAAAAAAATACTAACTTTGTCAATCATATTAATTCATCATGATATATTTTGTTAAACGATTCTTTGTTTGGTTAAGACGTGCGCGTTATTCCAGAGGATTTGGTGTACAGTCGCCTTGGGCATATCGTTTTATTCGTTATGTGGTGAATGAACATTATCCTTATTATAAGTATGAACAACTTGCAGAGCAGGTTTATGCGATTGACAAGATAACTCGCAAACTATGTAGGTTTTACTTTCGTTTAGCAAATTATCAGCAAGCTCACACATTTATTGATTGTTTTCCAACTTCTTCTTGTTACAAGATATATGTAAGTGCAGGTTGCCGTAAGACAATTTATCGTCAGGTAACAGAATCGATATCAGAAGAGGAACTGGTACGTTTATTTTCATCTATCGGTGAGAATAGTATGGTGCGTGTATCTCTTGTTTCAAACTATAGTACGGTAATCGATAAGGCATTGGACCATTTACCTCCATCATGTGTGTTAATTATTGAGAATATAAAGCGAGATAATGAAGTTCAGAAGTACTGGTCTGGTCTTATATCTGATTTGCGCACAGGTGTTAGCTTTGATTTATATTATTGTGGGGTATTGTTTCTGAGAACTGATATGGTAAAGCAATCATATATAGTAAATTTTTGAAAATACAAGGTTAAACTTTAGAAATGTAATACTATTATGAAGATATATACGAAGACAGGTGACAAGGGTATGACTTCCTTATGTGATGGTAGTCGCTTATCGAAAGATGATATACGAGTAGAAGCATACGGAACATTAGACGAACTGAATGCGCATATAGGTTTACTTATTTCGTTATTACAAACAAGTAGTTCAAAAGAAGGAGTACAATCTGCTGCTAACCTCACAGATTTCTTATCTGAAATCCAGGAAGAACTCTTTGTAATTGGTGGCGAGCTTGCTCGTGCAGAGATGAAGACCGAAGAACTTGTTAGTACTCAAAAACTCATTGCGAAAATAGAAACCATTATTGATGAACTATCTTCCCAACTCCCTGTGCAGCACCATTTTGTTTTGCCAGGGGGTATCATACCGGCAGCTCAAAGTCATGTTTGCCGTACGATTTGTCGTCGTGCTGAGCGTCGTATTGTTGCTTTATCCCATGTGGCAACAGTTTCACCTAAAATCTTTATCTTTGTCAACAGATTATCAGATTATTTCTTCATTTTGTCACGTTATTTGAATAAAGATAGTGTCACAAGTGAAAAAACATGGAAAAATACTTGCAGATAAGAAAATAAATGTTACTTTTGCACGCACTAAGAATCATGTAAAAAAATAAGAATATGTATTGGACACTTGAATTGGCCTCTAAGCTGGAAGATGCTCCATGGCCTGCAACAAAAGATGAACTGATTGACTATGCAATGCGATCAGGTGCACCACTTGAGGTTCTTGAGAATCTTCAGGAGATTGAAGACGAGGGAGATGTCTATGACAGTATCGAGGATATTTGGCCAGACTATCCTTCAAAAGATGATTTCTTGTGGAATGAAGACGAATACTAAAGAATAAAAAAGAGGTTGTGTCATTATTGATACAACCTCTTTTTTTGCTTATTGAAGTGTATGTTTTTGTTTCCATGTATGAAGTGGAGCAGTAGTAAAAGGGTAGGGTAATAGGCATACAAGAGATTAATGATAAAAAGCTCTTTTGCAAATTTTGGGCTTATGTGACAAAAGTGTGCTTATTTTAGCGTCGTTTTCTCTTATGTGACAAAAATGTGCTTAAAATCTCCCATTCCCCTTTTATTTCTTAGGAGAATGGGACTTTATAAAGTCTTGGATGAAGATCTTTCTTCTTTCCATACTGATCCCCTTGTGTAGGTTCAATTTTGTCTTTAAATCTGCATTGAGTGATTCAATGGCATTGTTTGTATTTGGCATCTTCAATTCAGGGTAATCATAGTATGTCCACAATGACGACATATTCCTTTTAAGGCTCAAAAAAGCACTACGTAGAGCTTTATGAGTATAATGTGATTTTCCATCTTCTGTTGTTGTCCGTTCCTTAAGAAAATCCTCCCACTTGGTGTACCATTCCTTTAAAGCCCCAATAAAGGACTCCTTGTCCGTATGACATAACATCTTGGATAATTCAAGCAGTTCTTTTGAAGCCTCAAGCTTGGGTCTTGAAGTTAGTTTTGTCTTTATAGTCATTACTTGATGGAACTGGCATAATTGGAATTTATAATTGGGAAAAGCTTGCCTAAGTCCCTTAAAACCATCGCATACAAGCCCTTGAATGGTATACCCAAGTGACTCCAAGTAGCTTATGCCCTCCTTATAGTCTTCAAGACGTTCATGCCTATTGATAAACTTAAACCAAAGTACATCACCAGACAATGAATCCTTCATGATAACGACACCAAAATTACGTCCCCAATAGGTGGCATCCATTAAAACCACTACAGGGCGAACAAGAAGGTTGGGAAGTTCTTCTTTATAAGATTTGGTGAGTTTTCTATAAATTGTCCTGGTTGAAACTCCGTACTCCTCTGATAGATCTTTGACTGTTAGATTACCCTTGGAATAACGATTATTGACAATGGTATTGGTAAGGCGATTATGTCCAACAAAGCTCCTCTTACAGCACTTACA harbors:
- a CDS encoding cob(I)yrinic acid a,c-diamide adenosyltransferase, translating into MKIYTKTGDKGMTSLCDGSRLSKDDIRVEAYGTLDELNAHIGLLISLLQTSSSKEGVQSAANLTDFLSEIQEELFVIGGELARAEMKTEELVSTQKLIAKIETIIDELSSQLPVQHHFVLPGGIIPAAQSHVCRTICRRAERRIVALSHVATVSPKIFIFVNRLSDYFFILSRYLNKDSVTSEKTWKNTCR
- a CDS encoding DUF2795 domain-containing protein; this encodes MYWTLELASKLEDAPWPATKDELIDYAMRSGAPLEVLENLQEIEDEGDVYDSIEDIWPDYPSKDDFLWNEDEY
- a CDS encoding IS256 family transposase, variant Zn-binding type, producing MIIIFVLFIFLWQKICFYCGSKSTIKRGHLNGSQRWYCKCCKRSFVGHNRLTNTIVNNRYSKGNLTVKDLSEEYGVSTRTIYRKLTKSYKEELPNLLVRPVVVLMDATYWGRNFGVVIMKDSLSGDVLWFKFINRHERLEDYKEGISYLESLGYTIQGLVCDGFKGLRQAFPNYKFQLCQFHQVMTIKTKLTSRPKLEASKELLELSKMLCHTDKESFIGALKEWYTKWEDFLKERTTTEDGKSHYTHKALRSAFLSLKRNMSSLWTYYDYPELKMPNTNNAIESLNADLKTKLNLHKGISMERRKIFIQDFIKSHSPKK